AAGGATGGCGCAAAAGAGTATTTTAGTAGTCGGAGGGGGAGTAAGCGGACTTACAGCCGCTATTGAAGCTTCCGAGGCGGGAAACGAGGTCTATCTGGTTGAACAGAAATCCTATCTAGGTGGAAGAGTTGCCCAGATGAATCAGTATTTCCCTAAATTGTGCCCCCCAAACTGTGGGTTGGAAATTAATTTTAAACGGATTAAGCAAAATCCCCGCATTAAATTCTTCACTTTATCGGAAGTTGAAAAGATTGACGGTGTTGAAGGGGATTATACTGTTACGATTAAGTCGAATCCCCGTTATGTGAATCAGAACTGCACAGCATGTGGAAAGTGTACAGAAGTATGTCCAGCAGAACGGTCTAATGAATTTAATTATGGAATGGATAAAACCCCTGCCATTTATAAAGCTCATGAGTTCGCTTTCCCAATGAAATATGTGATAGATAGTACAGCTTGCTTAGGATCTGAGTGCGGTAAATGTGTTGAAGCATGTCAATATGGTGCTATTGAACTGGATATGACAGCTAAAAGCTTCAACTTGAATGTTGGATCAATTGTTTGGGCTACCGGTTGGGAGCCTTATGATGCCACTAAAGTTGACTATTACGGTTTTGGACGGCATCAGAATGTTATTACCAATGTCATCATGGAACGTTTAGCAGCCAACAACGGACCTACAAAAGGCAAGATTGTTCGTCCTTCAGACGGCAAGGAAGCAAAAACCATCGCCTTTGTTCAATGTGCTGGTTCCCGTGATGAAAACAACCTGCCTTACTGTTCTGGAGTATGTTGCATGGCTTCCCTTAAACAAGCAACTTATGTAAAAGCAATGTATCCGGACGCTAAGGTTTATATGTTTTATATCGATGTCAGAGCCATGGGCAAACACGAAGAATTCTATAAAAATGTTGAAAATGATATCACCATGATCAAAGGAAAAGTTGGTGAGATCACGGAAAATCCGGAAACAAAAGACTTAATTGTTCAAGTAGAGAACCAACTGACCGGCGAAATTATGAAAGAAACCGTTGATATGGTTGTGTTGGCAACGGGAATGGTTCCAGCTGCTTCGAACGCTCCAATAGCTTGTGATGAGGACGGGTTTGTTCTTTCCAATCCACAACCAGGGATTTACAGCGCTGGATGTGTCAAAAAACCGTTGGATGTTTCCTCCTCGGTAAAAGATTCTACGTCTGCAGCGCTTAAAGCCATTCAATCTACGGTGAGGAGGTAGCCCAATGGATAAAAAAACAGGTGTTTATATCTGCACTGGATGTAGTATCGGAGAATCCCTGGACGTAGAAGGCCTGTCCAAGGTTGCTACCAAGGAAGGCAAAGTACCGGTTTGTAAAAGCCACCCCTTTCTCTGTGGACAGGAAGGAATCAATCTCATTAAGAGTGATATAGAGAATGAAGGCGTCAATACAGTTCTTATTGCCGCATGTTCTCCCCGGGTTAATTACGATGTTTTTGAATTTGATCCATCCGTTATCATGGAGCGGGTTAACCTAAGAGAACAAGTCATTTGGAGTCAGCCGGCCGATGACGAAGATACCCAAATGATGGCTGAAGACTATATGCGAATGGGTATCGCAAAAATTAAGCATATTGACCTGCCGG
This Desulfosporosinus orientis DSM 765 DNA region includes the following protein-coding sequences:
- a CDS encoding CoB--CoM heterodisulfide reductase iron-sulfur subunit A family protein; its protein translation is MAQKSILVVGGGVSGLTAAIEASEAGNEVYLVEQKSYLGGRVAQMNQYFPKLCPPNCGLEINFKRIKQNPRIKFFTLSEVEKIDGVEGDYTVTIKSNPRYVNQNCTACGKCTEVCPAERSNEFNYGMDKTPAIYKAHEFAFPMKYVIDSTACLGSECGKCVEACQYGAIELDMTAKSFNLNVGSIVWATGWEPYDATKVDYYGFGRHQNVITNVIMERLAANNGPTKGKIVRPSDGKEAKTIAFVQCAGSRDENNLPYCSGVCCMASLKQATYVKAMYPDAKVYMFYIDVRAMGKHEEFYKNVENDITMIKGKVGEITENPETKDLIVQVENQLTGEIMKETVDMVVLATGMVPAASNAPIACDEDGFVLSNPQPGIYSAGCVKKPLDVSSSVKDSTSAALKAIQSTVRR